Proteins from a genomic interval of Clostridium sp. 'deep sea':
- the rpmF gene encoding 50S ribosomal protein L32 produces MAVPKQRKSRANSRMGRSHWKLNAKQLAECPECHEAKLPHRICPSCGYYKGKQVKEVKE; encoded by the coding sequence ATGGCTGTACCTAAGCAGAGGAAATCACGTGCTAACAGTCGCATGGGACGTTCTCATTGGAAATTAAATGCAAAACAATTAGCTGAGTGCCCAGAGTGCCACGAGGCAAAATTACCTCATAGAATTTGCCCATCATGTGGTTACTACAAAGGCAAACAAGTTAAAGAGGTTAAAGAATAA
- the rnc gene encoding ribonuclease III: MNRSKQLTKLVENNLGIKFNNTQLLQEALTHKSYAFEHDLDFSYERLEFLGDAVLELVISEELYKRYHSFTEGQLTRLRANIVRQKSLVKIARQLNLSTLVLLGKGEKLAGGEERKSLLADILEAIIGALYLDQGFITAKSFILKNFVDAIEVTNKGMLDDYKTRLQELLQSKSTSVKIAYKLLSSEGPDHNKKFTVGLYINGIFKTSGEGKSKKAAEQQAAGVMLNRIKSGEEIGL; this comes from the coding sequence ATGAATAGAAGTAAACAGCTAACAAAACTTGTTGAAAATAACTTAGGTATTAAGTTTAACAACACCCAGCTGTTACAAGAGGCCTTAACCCACAAATCGTATGCATTTGAACATGATTTAGACTTTAGTTATGAAAGATTAGAGTTTTTGGGAGATGCAGTATTAGAACTAGTTATAAGTGAAGAACTATATAAAAGATATCACAGTTTTACAGAGGGACAATTAACTCGGTTAAGAGCAAATATCGTTCGTCAAAAAAGCCTTGTGAAAATTGCACGTCAATTAAACCTTAGCACTCTTGTTTTATTGGGTAAGGGTGAAAAGTTAGCTGGTGGAGAAGAACGTAAATCTTTACTAGCAGATATTTTAGAGGCTATTATAGGAGCTCTATATTTAGACCAAGGCTTTATAACTGCTAAATCTTTTATATTAAAAAACTTTGTTGATGCTATTGAGGTAACCAATAAAGGGATGTTAGATGATTATAAAACACGGCTACAAGAGCTACTGCAAAGTAAATCTACTAGTGTGAAGATTGCCTATAAATTGCTAAGTAGTGAGGGGCCAGATCATAACAAAAAATTTACTGTTGGTTTATATATTAATGGCATTTTTAAAACTAGTGGTGAAGGCAAAAGTAAAAAGGCAGCTGAGCAGCAGGCAGCTGGGGTAATGTTAAATAGAATTAAGTCTGGTGAAGAAATTGGTTTATAA
- the acpP gene encoding acyl carrier protein — MTEKIFSKLQSILVENLSVSTEEVNIDANFRNDLGADSLDLVEIIMAVETEFDVEINDEEIMKIETVRNAVDILSSKIK; from the coding sequence ATGACAGAAAAAATATTTAGTAAACTACAGAGTATTTTAGTTGAAAATTTATCAGTGTCAACCGAAGAAGTAAATATAGATGCTAACTTTAGAAATGACTTAGGTGCAGATTCACTAGATTTAGTAGAAATCATTATGGCAGTAGAAACAGAATTTGATGTAGAGATTAATGATGAAGAGATTATGAAAATTGAAACAGTAAGAAATGCTGTAGATATTTTAAGTTCTAAGATAAAATAA
- the smc gene encoding chromosome segregation protein SMC, with the protein MYLSKCIINGFKSFADKTEIDFSKGLSAIVGPNGSGKSNIYESIMWVLGEQRAKSLRSNKMEDVIFAGSSARSEVGMAEVELVIADPECELMGIAEVRITRRLFRNGQSEYYINGKPCRLKDIAKILANTGIGKNSYSFIGQGKIEEILKSRPHELRLLFEEAAGIAHYKEQKFSTQAQLNKTQDSIQRIDDLIDELQIDVENLRVRAEKAIKHQDLTSELSEVSKELIISEFNISFNKLNNIKQKLKTLKYDLSTNEIEQESLNNILLLGETKLTELSEVKNEYEKDIIRLDNTVENYKNKLAELSENLSEINNSFDNKSNEKTELTQTQSSTAAQIENTKRDIKVLSYSLNNNNQQVVDLTEQIKLLKEQITELDIISLEQEKSSSEQKIGSLLQKADNISERINLENEQLNTNLVRYDELVNKYKIDSNLLNELKEKLNHSKDTYAKSSKQDLELTKIIKQNQQQLNELSQRLVNLREQKRNLFSELTLNQKLKSEYTGYYAGVKSVLLAKKNNPSNYQGLVGVVAELINVPENLQVAISAVLGGQSQYLVSETARDATKAINMLKEKRAGKATFLPLDRVVPRINTIPNPVQNNPNFMGRAIDLIDYENKAEIAIKYLLNNVLVFNSVESALQASKLKLTQFLIVTTSGEVFSGKGLISGGRNKKDHNAELIARNKKIAKLQAGLQQNQQQLANCENSGMALKNQLKKQVTELENLKKQLIELSKSITHLEKQEFFTQTLINKMNEEMVSLKNKEAKLGESIRLLNLELISTNDLIKSSSGNLQASNDELSKARALMLEYNQKQSKEAELRAEIRLLENKIYNSKENIKTLEQNKETIDKQLSKLTVELNAQQQKINEIQETYNHNLFEFDEWQQKLFTKTENLKEVTSNFIKASEQQVTNGDKLKTLQINKEQINRSLQRYDRRLVEQETIHKFIEAELYQANINKDECLVDNNITTKIVEQLKLKVNKLKNMINNLGDVDYGAIADLKRREERISFLNQQKSDLEDSKQKLAEVINEVDKICYDKLAETIEVVRANFKEIYIELFQGGYADIYWDNEEDIFSSGIILKVSPPGKKVQNMDQLSGGEKSLTAIALLMSFTKMKTSSFCIFDEVDAALDETNNIRLASYWQTISKTTQVLAVTHSRHTMVHADNLYGVVMQEKGVSKIISVTLD; encoded by the coding sequence ATGTATTTATCAAAATGCATTATAAATGGATTTAAGTCATTCGCAGACAAAACGGAAATAGATTTTAGTAAAGGTCTTTCAGCTATTGTTGGGCCCAATGGAAGTGGTAAAAGTAATATTTACGAGTCAATAATGTGGGTACTAGGCGAGCAGAGAGCTAAGAGTTTACGTAGTAATAAAATGGAAGATGTAATATTTGCAGGTTCATCAGCACGATCTGAAGTTGGTATGGCTGAAGTAGAGCTAGTTATTGCTGATCCAGAGTGTGAATTAATGGGTATTGCAGAGGTAAGAATTACTCGTAGATTATTTAGAAATGGTCAGAGTGAATATTACATAAATGGCAAGCCTTGTCGTTTAAAAGATATCGCAAAAATTCTTGCTAATACTGGTATTGGTAAGAACTCATATTCTTTTATAGGTCAAGGTAAAATTGAGGAAATCCTCAAATCTCGTCCCCATGAGTTAAGGTTATTATTTGAAGAAGCCGCAGGTATAGCCCACTATAAAGAGCAAAAGTTTTCAACTCAAGCTCAGCTTAATAAAACACAAGATAGTATTCAGAGAATAGATGATTTAATTGATGAATTGCAGATTGATGTTGAAAACCTAAGGGTAAGAGCTGAAAAAGCAATAAAACATCAAGACTTAACAAGTGAATTAAGTGAGGTTAGTAAAGAGTTAATAATTAGCGAATTTAATATTTCTTTTAATAAGCTTAATAATATAAAGCAAAAACTAAAAACTCTAAAATATGATTTATCTACTAATGAAATTGAACAAGAAAGTTTAAATAATATACTGTTATTAGGTGAAACTAAATTAACTGAATTAAGCGAAGTGAAAAACGAATACGAAAAAGATATTATTAGATTAGATAATACCGTTGAAAACTACAAAAATAAACTTGCAGAGTTATCTGAAAACCTTTCCGAAATTAACAACTCATTCGATAATAAAAGCAATGAGAAAACCGAACTAACTCAAACACAAAGCAGTACTGCTGCTCAAATAGAAAACACTAAGCGCGATATTAAGGTGCTTAGTTATAGTTTAAATAATAATAATCAGCAGGTAGTAGATTTAACAGAGCAAATTAAGCTTTTAAAAGAGCAAATAACTGAATTAGATATAATTAGTCTTGAGCAAGAAAAAAGTAGTTCTGAGCAAAAAATAGGCTCTTTGTTGCAAAAAGCAGATAATATTAGTGAAAGAATAAACTTAGAAAATGAGCAACTTAACACTAACTTGGTACGCTACGATGAACTTGTAAATAAATACAAAATTGATTCAAATTTATTAAATGAGTTAAAAGAAAAACTTAATCACAGTAAAGATACTTATGCTAAAAGTAGTAAGCAGGATTTAGAATTAACAAAAATAATTAAGCAAAACCAACAGCAGCTTAATGAACTTTCACAAAGGTTAGTTAATTTAAGAGAGCAAAAAAGAAACTTGTTTTCGGAGTTAACTCTAAATCAAAAACTTAAGAGTGAATATACTGGCTATTATGCTGGTGTAAAATCAGTTTTACTGGCAAAAAAGAATAACCCTAGTAACTACCAAGGTTTAGTTGGGGTAGTAGCGGAGTTAATTAATGTGCCCGAAAATTTACAAGTAGCAATTAGTGCTGTGTTAGGTGGACAATCTCAATACTTGGTAAGTGAGACTGCCCGTGATGCAACTAAAGCTATCAACATGCTTAAAGAAAAACGGGCCGGTAAAGCAACGTTTTTACCCCTAGACCGAGTTGTTCCTCGTATTAACACTATACCTAATCCAGTTCAAAATAATCCCAACTTTATGGGACGAGCAATTGACTTAATTGATTATGAAAATAAGGCAGAAATAGCCATTAAATATCTCTTAAATAATGTACTAGTGTTTAATTCTGTAGAGTCAGCATTGCAGGCTTCTAAGCTTAAACTAACCCAGTTTTTAATAGTAACAACATCGGGAGAAGTTTTTTCAGGAAAGGGTTTAATTTCTGGAGGCCGTAATAAAAAAGATCATAATGCAGAACTAATTGCTAGAAATAAAAAAATAGCTAAACTGCAAGCAGGTTTACAGCAAAACCAACAGCAGTTAGCTAACTGTGAAAATAGTGGTATGGCTTTAAAAAATCAGCTTAAAAAGCAAGTTACAGAGCTAGAGAACTTAAAAAAGCAACTCATAGAGCTTAGTAAAAGTATAACCCACCTCGAGAAACAAGAGTTTTTTACTCAGACTTTAATCAATAAAATGAATGAAGAAATGGTGTCATTAAAAAACAAAGAAGCCAAGCTTGGTGAGAGCATAAGATTGCTAAATTTAGAACTTATTAGTACGAATGATTTAATTAAAAGTAGTAGTGGCAACCTACAAGCAAGCAATGATGAACTAAGCAAAGCTAGAGCGTTAATGCTTGAATATAACCAAAAACAAAGTAAAGAAGCTGAGCTTAGGGCAGAAATAAGATTGCTTGAGAATAAAATATATAACTCTAAGGAAAACATTAAAACCTTAGAGCAAAACAAAGAAACTATCGATAAACAACTTAGTAAACTAACTGTAGAGCTTAATGCACAGCAACAAAAAATAAATGAAATTCAAGAAACCTATAATCATAACCTATTTGAGTTTGATGAGTGGCAGCAAAAGCTCTTTACCAAAACCGAGAACCTAAAAGAAGTTACTAGTAATTTTATTAAGGCATCAGAACAACAAGTAACCAATGGAGACAAGCTCAAAACTTTACAAATAAATAAAGAGCAAATTAATAGAAGTTTGCAAAGGTATGATCGTAGGTTAGTAGAGCAAGAAACAATTCACAAATTTATTGAGGCAGAACTATATCAAGCTAACATTAATAAAGATGAGTGTTTAGTAGATAACAATATTACCACAAAAATTGTTGAGCAGCTTAAACTCAAAGTGAACAAATTAAAAAATATGATTAATAATTTAGGTGACGTTGACTATGGCGCAATAGCTGATTTAAAAAGAAGAGAAGAGCGGATTTCATTCTTAAATCAGCAAAAAAGTGATTTAGAAGACTCTAAACAAAAGTTAGCTGAGGTTATTAACGAAGTTGATAAAATTTGTTATGATAAGCTAGCCGAAACCATTGAGGTAGTAAGAGCTAATTTTAAAGAGATTTATATTGAGCTATTCCAAGGGGGATATGCCGATATTTATTGGGATAATGAAGAGGATATATTTAGTAGTGGTATAATCTTAAAGGTATCACCACCAGGTAAAAAAGTTCAAAATATGGATCAACTGTCTGGTGGAGAGAAGTCATTAACAGCAATAGCATTACTTATGTCATTTACAAAAATGAAAACCTCCTCGTTCTGCATATTTGATGAGGTTGATGCTGCTCTTGATGAAACCAATAATATAAGACTTGCAAGCTACTGGCAAACTATATCTAAAACAACACAGGTTTTAGCAGTAACTCACTCACGCCATACTATGGTACATGCAGATAACTTATATGGTGTTGTAATGCAAGAAAAAGGTGTGTCAAAAATTATAAGTGTAACACTCGATTAA
- a CDS encoding DUF177 domain-containing protein, whose amino-acid sequence MTTIVSLRLESGQSETHNMHIVLAEDGVKAKADTIVHVALEEFGIMISVSIDADIELVCSRCVETYTKNLKLEHSIILSQSEKGWEMDDDTLAMGVVNLAENNIDIKELVRQLLVESQDMRPLCSEECKGLCPVCGINLNNGSCNCDDKFQDPRWSKLRNISFTSKGEV is encoded by the coding sequence GTGACAACAATTGTAAGTTTACGACTTGAATCAGGTCAGTCCGAAACACATAATATGCATATTGTGTTAGCTGAGGATGGAGTAAAAGCTAAAGCTGATACAATTGTACATGTAGCATTAGAAGAGTTTGGTATTATGATTAGCGTATCTATTGATGCAGATATAGAGTTGGTTTGCTCAAGATGTGTTGAAACTTATACTAAAAACTTAAAACTTGAGCATAGTATTATTCTATCTCAATCTGAAAAAGGTTGGGAGATGGATGATGATACTTTAGCGATGGGCGTTGTCAATTTAGCAGAGAATAACATTGACATAAAAGAACTTGTAAGACAGCTATTAGTTGAAAGCCAAGATATGCGTCCCCTATGCTCAGAAGAATGTAAAGGTTTGTGCCCAGTGTGTGGTATTAATCTTAACAATGGAAGTTGCAATTGTGATGATAAATTTCAAGATCCACGCTGGTCGAAATTAAGAAATATAAGCTTTACAAGTAAAGGGGAGGTGTAG
- a CDS encoding acetate kinase — protein MKILVINCGSSSLKYQVFNMDQEQALAAGNVEKIGSEGSFIKYKSHTGYKSQTEHEIKDHSDAIKLVFEVLTDKENGVIADVSEIDAVGHRVVHAGEKYASSVLITDEVKKALRECIELAPLHNPPNITGIEACEKLMPNAKHIGVFDTAFHQTMPEMTYLYGVPYEYYEKYGVRRYGFHGTSHKYVTQRAAAMLGKDIKDVNIITCHLGNGASVTAVKNGQSYDTSMGFTPLEGLIMGTRCGDMDPAIVPFLMDKEGLNTDEINKVINKKSGVLGVSGVSNDFRVLEEAANEGNEKAKVALDMFAYRVRKYVGSYAAAINGAEAIVFTAGIGENSATIRKMVCDGLTYLGVDIDPQLNGKRGEELDISTATAKVKVLVIPTNEELMIARDTKEIIENL, from the coding sequence GTGAAGATATTAGTTATAAATTGCGGTAGCTCATCGCTCAAATACCAAGTATTCAATATGGATCAAGAGCAAGCTTTGGCTGCTGGTAATGTAGAGAAAATAGGTAGTGAAGGTTCTTTTATTAAATATAAGTCTCATACAGGATATAAATCTCAAACTGAGCATGAAATTAAAGACCATAGTGATGCTATTAAATTAGTATTTGAGGTATTAACAGATAAAGAAAATGGTGTTATTGCAGATGTATCAGAAATAGATGCTGTAGGACACAGAGTAGTTCATGCAGGTGAGAAATATGCAAGTTCAGTATTAATTACTGACGAAGTTAAAAAAGCATTACGTGAGTGTATTGAGTTAGCACCACTTCACAATCCACCAAATATCACTGGTATTGAAGCCTGTGAAAAGTTAATGCCAAACGCTAAACATATTGGTGTATTCGATACAGCATTCCATCAAACTATGCCAGAAATGACTTATTTATACGGTGTTCCATATGAGTATTACGAAAAGTATGGTGTTCGTCGTTATGGTTTCCACGGAACATCTCATAAATATGTTACTCAACGTGCCGCTGCGATGTTAGGTAAAGATATTAAAGATGTTAACATTATTACTTGTCATTTAGGCAATGGTGCAAGTGTTACAGCAGTTAAAAATGGTCAATCTTATGACACAAGCATGGGCTTTACTCCATTAGAGGGTTTAATCATGGGTACTCGCTGTGGTGACATGGATCCAGCTATTGTTCCGTTTTTAATGGACAAAGAAGGATTAAATACAGATGAAATCAATAAAGTGATTAACAAAAAATCAGGGGTTTTAGGCGTATCTGGTGTAAGTAATGACTTTAGGGTTCTAGAAGAGGCTGCAAATGAAGGTAATGAAAAAGCAAAAGTTGCGCTAGATATGTTTGCATATCGTGTACGTAAGTATGTAGGATCTTATGCTGCAGCAATTAATGGAGCAGAAGCTATTGTATTTACAGCAGGTATCGGTGAAAATAGTGCAACTATTCGTAAAATGGTTTGTGATGGTTTAACATATTTAGGTGTGGACATTGACCCTCAACTTAATGGTAAAAGAGGCGAAGAGTTAGACATTAGTACAGCAACTGCTAAAGTAAAAGTTTTAGTTATTCCTACTAATGAAGAGCTAATGATTGCTCGTGATACTAAAGAAATAATTGAAAACTTATAG
- the ftsY gene encoding signal recognition particle-docking protein FtsY has product MGLFDSLKKGLTKARSNFTTKILKTFMQHKFVTEELYEELEEALITADVSAELAMDILDKLKDKAIEKRITDTLELYELLQEEMSELIPQSSPLQINQKKMNIVLVVGVNGVGKTTSIGKISGKLVQEGKKVMLVAADTFRAAAADQLSIWAERSGSLIVRHGEGGDPAAVIYDAIHSARAKDIDVLLVDTAGRLHNKKNLMNELSKIHKVLNREVPGAPHETLLVIDATTGQNGLMQAEAFNEAANISGLVLTKMDGTAKGGIIFNISKEYNIPVKYVCIGEKIEDMIPFDREEFIRALFSKEE; this is encoded by the coding sequence ATGGGACTTTTTGATTCGTTAAAAAAGGGTTTAACCAAAGCGCGTAGTAATTTCACAACCAAAATACTAAAAACCTTTATGCAACATAAATTTGTTACTGAGGAGCTGTATGAAGAGCTCGAAGAGGCTCTAATTACTGCCGATGTAAGTGCAGAATTAGCTATGGATATATTAGATAAGCTCAAAGATAAAGCAATTGAAAAACGAATTACTGATACCTTAGAGCTATATGAGTTATTACAAGAAGAAATGTCGGAGCTTATTCCTCAGTCTTCGCCATTACAAATAAATCAAAAGAAGATGAACATAGTTTTAGTTGTAGGGGTTAATGGAGTAGGAAAAACAACCTCAATCGGCAAAATTAGTGGCAAGCTGGTCCAAGAAGGTAAAAAAGTTATGTTAGTAGCAGCGGATACCTTTAGAGCAGCTGCGGCAGACCAATTAAGTATATGGGCAGAGCGAAGCGGTAGCTTAATTGTAAGACACGGCGAAGGGGGAGACCCTGCTGCAGTAATATATGATGCTATCCACTCAGCCCGAGCAAAAGACATAGATGTACTTTTAGTAGACACAGCTGGACGTCTACACAATAAAAAGAACCTCATGAATGAATTGTCTAAAATTCATAAGGTACTTAATAGAGAAGTACCAGGTGCTCCACATGAAACTTTATTAGTTATTGATGCTACGACCGGTCAAAATGGACTAATGCAGGCTGAGGCATTTAATGAGGCAGCAAATATAAGTGGATTAGTACTAACAAAAATGGATGGCACCGCAAAAGGTGGTATTATCTTTAATATCTCTAAAGAGTACAATATACCAGTTAAATATGTATGTATAGGTGAAAAAATAGAAGATATGATTCCGTTTGATCGTGAAGAATTTATTAGAGCTCTCTTCAGCAAAGAAGAATAG
- the plsX gene encoding phosphate acyltransferase PlsX, whose protein sequence is MVRIAIDCMGGDGGPQTMIKGALQGNIHLKDTHLIFVGPKDQLNSIISNTEKQNQLTYEVVDAQDVITNEDSPGLAVRRKKDSSLVKAANLVKTKEADAFITTGSTGAYLSAGLLIVGRIKGIRRPALAAVLPNLEGGGKGSLFLDCGANMDATANDLVNYATMGDVYVKRMLKKPNPTVALLNVGTEDKKGNEVIKKAFLELKDTKLNFIGNIEARDMINCPADIVVCDGFAGNVALKTFEGAAKSLLKELKGILTTGLVNKLCGAVLKPSLLRLKEKLDYNKQGGGFLLGLKGLCIKCHGSSTPDAIQVAVEQVYHSINNDIINKITAELKSNI, encoded by the coding sequence ATGGTCCGTATTGCTATAGATTGCATGGGTGGTGACGGTGGTCCCCAAACAATGATAAAGGGAGCTCTGCAAGGAAATATTCACCTTAAAGATACCCATTTAATTTTTGTAGGGCCCAAAGATCAACTGAACTCTATTATAAGTAATACAGAAAAACAGAATCAACTTACATACGAAGTAGTTGATGCTCAAGATGTTATTACCAATGAAGACTCGCCAGGTTTAGCTGTACGTAGAAAAAAAGATTCATCTTTAGTAAAAGCTGCAAATTTAGTTAAAACTAAAGAAGCTGACGCTTTTATTACTACTGGCAGTACTGGGGCCTATTTGTCGGCTGGGTTATTAATTGTTGGTAGAATAAAAGGCATAAGAAGACCAGCTTTAGCTGCTGTTTTACCAAATCTAGAGGGTGGTGGTAAAGGCTCACTATTTTTAGACTGTGGTGCTAATATGGATGCTACTGCAAACGATTTGGTAAATTATGCAACTATGGGTGATGTGTATGTAAAACGTATGTTAAAAAAACCTAATCCAACAGTAGCTTTATTAAATGTTGGAACAGAAGATAAAAAGGGTAATGAAGTAATTAAAAAAGCCTTTTTAGAACTTAAAGACACAAAATTAAACTTTATTGGTAATATTGAAGCACGTGATATGATTAACTGCCCTGCAGACATAGTTGTTTGTGACGGGTTTGCAGGAAATGTCGCATTAAAGACTTTTGAGGGTGCTGCTAAATCATTATTAAAAGAATTAAAAGGTATTTTAACTACTGGTTTAGTAAATAAATTATGTGGAGCAGTTTTAAAGCCTTCTTTATTGCGATTGAAGGAGAAGTTAGATTACAATAAGCAGGGTGGAGGATTTCTACTAGGCTTAAAAGGCTTATGTATTAAATGTCATGGTAGCTCTACTCCAGATGCTATTCAAGTTGCAGTAGAACAGGTTTACCATTCTATAAATAACGACATAATAAATAAAATTACAGCAGAACTAAAAAGTAATATTTAG